The nucleotide sequence CAAAAACTTTTGGGGCTGTTTTTAGTCCAGTAGATAGGAGATAGCTGCAATCAAAATTATCAAATTTAGATATCTCATATCCGTCATAAATGAAGCTTTTTCCGGCGTTTATCTTAGAAATAGCCTCATTTATAAGACTCTCATCACTACCAAAACCAAACTCATTTATACCATCTTTTAAACTAAGCGGAGTGATATTTTCAAATGAAAAATCAAACTTTAAATCACTATTTTTAGGCATTTTATCTGCTATCTTTACAGAACTATTTTGTAAAAATACCGAGTGAGGAACCATGATTATAAACTCATCATTAAATTTACCAAGAGATTGTTCATCACCATTTACATATAAATTTATATCATCGTTTTTCAATGTTATAGCATAGTCCAAACCGCTTTTTTTAGCCCAATACTCAAGAAAAAAAGCTAAAGTTTTTTGATTATTATTAAATTTAAACTCAAAATGAAGTATCAAAATTGCTCCTTTTTCCACTCGTCTGCAATAGTTTGAACGGTAAAATCCGCAACTTTTTCATACTCAAATCCAAGCTCTTTTAAGTGTTTTAAGATAACTTTTTCCATAGTATGCGAGCTAGTTTTTACCTCGTTGCTAAGCTCAAAACTCATAGGTTCTATCCTTTTTGGGATAACACCAAGTATCTTAGTTTGTGGTCTATCGCCTATCAAGTCCATCATTTCTAATGTCTGGAGCATCTCTACTTCATGAGCAGAACCAGACCAATTTATACTTTTTGGCATATCATCAAAATCGAAAAAATATACATCTCCGATATCGCCACTATCAGCGTCAATACAATCAACAACAATAACATAATTATACTTTGCTATAATCGGACTTAGAAGATTTGCTAAAGTTCCCCCATCTACAAAGTCTAAGCTATGTTTGAGAGAGCTAAATTTGAAGTTTTTTTCTATCATTTTGGTAAAATGAACGCCGATACCTTCATCGGCGAACATTACATTACCAATACCTAAAATAAGCACACGCATATGCTTATTGCTCTTTTGGAAATTTATAACCACTTATAATGGCGTCAATTGCTCCATCTTTGCCTCTTATAGCGTTAAATACAGCCATATAAACATGAACTACTACAAACACCATTATAGCCCACATAGATATATGATGTATCAAACGAACATTAGCCAGTCCGCCCATCCATGACTCAACAACTCTCATAGGCTCGTAAATGAGACCTCCAAGACCATTATGATAAACGTGAGCGTATAGTACGAGTCCTGTTAGACACACTACAAATAATATTATATAGAACATTATATATGCTATAAATTGCAAAGGATTATAAGTACCGTGCAAATGTGGATGCTTACCTAAAAATAGATAATATTTTATCTGAGCTATCCAAGTTTTTGGACTTAAAAAATCCCTAACACTAACTCTTTCTATTTTGCTTTGTCTATCAAAGAAAAACAGATAAACTTTAAAAATAAAGCAACCTATAAGTATAAATCCGACTATTTGATGAACCGCACGCCATTTAGCGTTCATAAAATTTGTAGGCTCACTAGTTATAGTAGGACTAACAAACACATAAGCTAGATAAAATCCGCTGATTATGAGTATAGTGATACATATAGCTCTTATCCAGTGTGTTACCCTAAGTCCTATAGAAAATTCATATTCGGCGATATGTTTTTTACTCTCTTTCATATTCGCTCCTTTAAATCAAATTTGGATTAACTCTGTATTCGCTTAACTTATTACCTTTAGTATCCATAACATGAACAGCACAAGCTATACAAGGGTCATAAGAGTGAATTTTACGAATGATTTCAAGCGGTTGCTTAAGATCGGCTATTTTAAGACCTACTAAACACGCTTCATAACTTGCCATTTGACCTTTTGAGTCTTTTGGACTTGCATTCCAAGTAGATGGAACTACTGCTTGCCAGTTTTCGATAACACCGTTTTTAATTCTGCACCAGTGGCTAAGCATACCGCGAGGTACGTTTCCTATAAATCTACCTTTATACTCTTTATTGCTATCGATGACGTATTTAGCGCAAGTTGTTTGATCTACTTTTAAGTTCTCAATCAAATTATTAAATGCTTTTAATGCGTTATTAGCTACTATAGTGGCTTCTATCATACGACACGCTGTTCTTCCTAAAGTAGAAAATACTGCAGATAAAGGAAGTCCGGTATCTTTTAAGAATTTATCTACTACAGGAACTACAAGTTTATTTCCTTTTGCGTAGTTTATAACGATATTTGCTATAGGTCCTACTTGCATAGGTACAGAATCATATCTTGGAGCTTTAATCCAGCTATACTTTCCTGTGATATCAAACACCTTTGTATCTTCCATTTCGCCTTTAGCATTCATAGTTTTAGCATCTTTAAATCCAGTATAATTCGGCTCTGTTTGTCCATCATAAGGATGAAGTGGAGCGTCATTTTTATACCATGATCTTGTAGCTTCTTCAGTTATCTTACTTTCATCTACTTCATAAACTTTACTAACATCGCCATTTAAGATATATCCACCTTCAAATAAAAACTCATTCGCTCCTAATTGAAAATCTGTATAAGTAATTAAATTTGGAGTTCCTACATCGTTTAGAACGCTTGGCTCACTAGCATACGCTTTAGCAGCCATAACTAAATCAGCGTAATAAGCACGATTTATAAAATCAGCCATCTCTTGAAACTTAACCATATATTCGCCAAGTCTTGCAGGATCTTGTAAATCCATAATACAAGTCACGCCACCTACTGTTAAACTTTGTGGGTGAGGTTGTTTCGCACCAAATACAGCCATAGCTTGAGCTATAGTTCTTTGAAGTCTCAAACACTCCAAATAGTGACTAAGAGCTATAAGATTTTGTTCTGGAGTAAATTTATAAGTAGAATGTCCCCAGTAAGCATTTGCAAATGGTCCTAGGTTTCCTTTTTCAACAAATTTTTTAACCTTATCTTGAACCAACTTAAGTTGATCAGCGCCGCAAGCATAAGGGTATTGGCTATAGTTAAACGCTTCTTCGCTAGCTTTTTTAGGATCTGCACTAAGAGCACTAACTACATCAACATAATCAAGCGCGTGAAGTTGATAAAAATGCACAGGGTGATCATGTAAAAATAGAGCTGCATTCATAAGTGTTCTAGTTAATTTAGCATTTAAAGGAGGAACTATACCAAGAGCATTTTCAACAGCTTCAATTCCTGCTCTATAGTGCGAAAATGTACAAACACCACAAATTCTTTGAGTCATAAATCCAGCGTCTCTTGGATCTCTACCTTTTACTATAGTTTCTATACCTCTCCAAAGAGTTGAGCCACTATACGCTTCTTTTACTACACTATTATCATCAACAACAACTTCAATTCTAAGGTGTCCTTCGATTCTTGTTATCGGATCTACTACTATTCTTTGCTCGCTCATGTATTACTCCTTATCTTTTGTAGCTGTTGATATCAAAGCGTGAGCCGCTATAGCAACTCCTGTTATAGCTAGTACGCCTATACCTATTTTATCGGTTATAGCGTCTGCTCCAAGCCCGTCAAATACTGTTTCGTATAATCTATCTCCAAGAGGTTTTTCAAAAGGTCCCATTTTATCCCAAAAATCAGGCTCAGAACAACCTATGCAACCATGACCTGCTTGTATAGGCCAGCTTGTATGTTGGTTAAATCTTTCGCGTGAGCAGTTATTGAATGTATATGGACCTTTACAGCCTACTTTGTATAAACAATAACCATTTTTTGCACCATCATCACCAAATTCTTGTACAAACTCTCCAGCATCAAAATGACCGCGTCTCTCACAAAGATCGTGGATTCTAAGACCATAAGCCCATTTTGGACGATTATATACATCAAGCGCAGGAAGTGTTCCAAATAGTAAGAAATTTAAAACATTTCCGACTATATTTTTCTCGCTTGGCGGACAACCAGGCACATTTATAACAGGTTTGTTTGTAATTTTATGAAGCGGTCTTGCATTTGTTGGGTTCGGTCTTGCTGCTTGTATGCCTCCAAAACTTGAACAGGTACCAATAGCAAATATCGCCAAAGCATTATCACTAGCATGTATAGCATGCTCTCTACCAGTAGTGCCTTTTGGTCCGACTGTTAGATAGAACGAACTATCTCCATCAGGTATTCCACCTTCTACCATTAAAACATATTTTCCTTTATATTTCTCTATGGCATTTTCAAGGTTCTCTTCAGCCTGCCATCCAGAAGCAGCCATAACAGTCTCATGATACTCAAGGCTGATATAATCAAATATCAAACTATCTATAGTTGGAGCATCAGTCCTTAAAAGACTCTCACTGCATCCTGTACATTCTGCCATATGCAACCAAATAACCGGAAGTCTATCTGCAAGCTCGGCTGCTTTTGCAACAACCGGAGCAAAACTAGCCGGAAGAGCCATAAGTGCCGTCATAGCTCCTGCCCATTTCATAAAGTCCCTACGAGTAAAGCCGTTTTCTTTAAGCGCTTGGGCTATTGAGCTATTTTTTTTGATTTTAGGCATCTTTGATAAAGAGTCTAGTCTATCTTGTATGGTATTCAAGAGTTTGTGCTCAACCATAACTTCTCCTTGATAATAAGATAAATTTATAAAATAAATTTTTGTCTTTGTAATTTTACAACTATTTATCTTAATTATTTTAATAAATTTATTTTAATTAAAGAATATAATGTTACTTTAAGCTTAAAAATTTCTAAAAAATATTATTTGGTATATTTTTACAAGCTTTTAATTTATCAAACAAACCTTATAATAATCATATAAATTATAGTAGGAACCGTTATGCTAATCAAAGAATTCTTCTTCCAAATTTGTAAAGCAAATACCAAAAATAGACAAAATATAGCACTAAAACCTAAATTTAACGTAGAAAAATCCATACTTCTAAGAGCATAAAACAGCAAAACAATCATTATAATTAAAGTAGTAGTACGCTGCAAATGTAACAAAGTTTTATTGTCTGAGCGTTTTTTAAACAGCCAATAAGGCAAAAATCTAGTAAGAACAGTAGCAAAACCAGCTACCAAAATATATGGCAAATACTCCATCAAAAATACCTCTTAAAAAGCAATAAAATCACTACTGCAAAGATAAGAGTACCAAATAAAAAATACTGCTGCGGAAATATAAAAATCCCTACTATAGAGCATCCGATACCTAAAAATAGGACATTTTTATTTGGATTATTTTTAAAAACTTGATAAGTTAATATAGCAAACAGCGCACTAAGACTAAAATCAATTCCCTTATAAGATATATTTAAATTTGAACCAAGTATAGCACCTAAATTTACGCCAAAGATCCAGTAGCTTTGATTTAATAAAGCCGTCATATTAAAAATTAAATTTCTATTTTCATCGATATTTTGTTTGCGTGATTTTAGTATGGCAAAAGTTTCATCAGTTAAAGCATAGATAAAATACATACGATTTTTTAAAGATTTTATCTCATTAAGCATTGCCATAGTATAAAAAAAATGTCTAAAATTTAAAAGAAATGATATGAAAAAAACGCTACTTAAAGATGCTCCAGATATGATAAAAGCTACAAGTAAAAACTCGACGCTTCCTGCATAAACAATGATACTAGTAAGACTCATAACCCAAACTGGCAAACCGCTGCCAACTCCATAAAGTCCAAAAGCCAAACCAAGAGGGATATATCCCATCATAACAGGGATAGTAGATCTGAATATTTCAAATTTAGACAAAATTTATTTTCCGTAATTAAATTTGCAGATTATACAAATTTAATACTTTAAATTTAGTTAATTATAGTTGAAAATAAATCATTGCAAATAAAAATAATTTTTAATTATATTTTAAGAGAAAATTTGGAGCGAAGCAAGGATTCCGCTCCAAGTATTTTATATAATATTTACTACTATTTCATCATTAATCGCAGATATTTTTATACTATCACCACTTTTTAACTCATCGCGTAGTATCATTTCAGCAAGTTTATCCTCGACTAACTCATAAAGAGCTCTTCTAAGCGGACGCGCGCCATACACCGGGTCAAATCCCGCTTTAGCTATAAACTCTTTAGCATTTTCATCAAGAACAGCTTTGATACCTCTGTTTTGAAGAGTAGCTTCTAGCTCTTTAAACATTATAGAAACTATGCCGCTAAGCTCGTTTGCGCCAAGAGGATTAAAGATTACGCAATCATCTAATCTATTTAAAAACTCAGGTTTAAAATACTCTTTTAACGCATTTTTTACCGCATTTTCTCTCTCGTCTCCACTTAAATTTGCTATCGCAGAAGAGCCTATATTGCTAGTTAAAATGATGATAGTATTTTTAAAATCCACAGTAACGCCTTTGTTATCTGTCGCCCTTCCATCATCTAAAATCCCAAGCAGTATATTAAATACGTCTTTATGAGCCTTTTCAACTTCATCAAAAAGTATCACGCTATAAGGTTTTCTACGAACTGCTTCGGTTAATTGTCCGCCCTCATCGTACCCGACGTATCCAGGAGGTGCTCCAAGCAGCCTTGAGACGCTGTGTTTTTCCATATATTCACTCATATCAAAACGAACGAGCGCTTTTTCATCGTCAAATAAAAATCTAGCCAAAGCCTTTGCACTCTCTGTTTTACCAACTCCAGTAGGTCCTAAAAATAAGAAACTTCCAATCGGTCTATTTTGACTGCTAAGCCCTGCTTTGTTTCGTTTTATGGCGCGTGAAAGAGCATGAAGCGCGGCGTCTTGTCCTACTACGTTACGCTTTAGATACTCTTCTACTTGCAAGAATTTCTCTTTTTCGCTAGTTAGCATACGCTTCACCGAAATTCCAGTCCATTTACTAAGAATTCCAGCTACCATATCCTCATCAACTTCGTTTTTAAGTAAAACCCCGCCTTTTTTCATCTCTTCCCATTTGGCTTCTAGCTCTTTTATCTTAGCGCTTGCTTCTGGGATCTTGCCGTACTCTATCTCTGCGGCTTTTTCATAAGCGTTATTTCTTTTTGCAAGCTCGGCTTCATTTTTAAGACTTTCTATCTGTTTTTTGGCTTCGCTTATACCGTTAAATACCGCCTTTTCATTTTTAAATTTAACTTCTAGTCCGGATTTTTTCTCATTTAAATTTGCAACCTCTTTTTCTATCTCATTAAGACGTTCGCTATTTTTATCACTATTTTCCATTTTTAAAGCTTCTTTTTCGACTATTAGAGTTTCGATCTCTCTTTTAGCCTTTGATAGCTCATAAGGTTCGCTTTCAATCTGCATTTTAAGCTCAGCTGCGGCTTCATCGATCAAGTCTATGGCTTTATCTGGTAAAAATCTACCGCTTATATATCTATCACTTAGCTTTGCAGCAGCCACAAGAGCGCTATCTGTGATATTTACGTTATGATGAACCTCTAGCTTGTCTTTGATACCGCGCAAAATTTGCAAAGCTTCATTTACGCTAGGCTCAGCAACATTTACTGGCTGGAAACGGCGCTGCAAGGCTGCGTCTTTTTCAAAATACTTACGATACTCTTTAAGAGTAGTAGCTCCAACAGCGTGAAGCTCACCTCTAGCAAGAGCCGGTTTTAGTATATTTGCGGCGTCCATACTGCCCTCGCTAGCTCCAGCTCCTACGATAGTGTGAATTTCGTCTATAAAAAGTATAATGTTCCCTGCTTTTTTGACCTCGTCTATAACTGCTTTAAGACGGTCTTCAAACTCTCCACGGTATTTTGCTCCGGCGATAAGAGCGCTCATATCAAGAGCGATGACGCGTTTGTTTGCAAGACTAGTAGGAACCGCTTTTTTTACTATAAGCTGAGCTAAACCCTCTACTATAGCGGTTTTTCCAACTCCTGGCTCACCTAGCAAGATAGGGTTATTTTTAGTTTTACGTATGAGAATTTGCATCATTCTAGTTATCTCTTCATCTCTTCCGATAACAGGATCAAGCTCTCCCTCACTTGCTTTTTTAGTAAGATCTACTCCAAATTTAGAAAGACTATCAAGAGTTTCATCGCTAGTTTGACTATCTACGTTGCGACCACCGCGAATGGCTTCTAGCTCTTTTTTAAGCTCTATTAAATTTATATATTTACTTAAAATTTCTTTCAAAGGCTCTTTGTCAAGATTACCTAAAATCCAAGTATCAACAGCGATATAACTATCGCCTAAGCTTATCATAACGGCTTTTGCATTTTCTAAGCTATTAACAAGTTCGCTTGAAACTTTGATATTTTCCCTACTAACGTTTGAACTAGTAAGAAGCTTAGAAGCGCGACTTTTTATGTCAAGTAAGACTGCATCTTTGCTTATGTTTGTTTTATTAAAAATTTGATTTAGTATAGAGCTACTATCTGCGACTAATGCCCAAAGCATATGCAAACTCAAGGCTTCTGGATTTTTATTACCTATAGCAAGGCTCAGTGAATTTTCAACTAAACTTCTAGTTTGATCGGTTAATTCTTCAAATATATTTGCCATTTTTGCTCCTTAAACTTTATATGAGGAGTATTATACAACTTTAGTCTATCTTTGTCAAGGTTGAGAAATGCTTTTAGAAATTCATATTATTTTCATAGACTAAAATTTGATATTTT is from Campylobacter fetus subsp. testudinum 03-427 and encodes:
- the hydD gene encoding [NiFe] hydrogenase maturation protease HydD (Pfam match to PF01750.14 HycI), producing the protein MRVLILGIGNVMFADEGIGVHFTKMIEKNFKFSSLKHSLDFVDGGTLANLLSPIIAKYNYVIVVDCIDADSGDIGDVYFFDFDDMPKSINWSGSAHEVEMLQTLEMMDLIGDRPQTKILGVIPKRIEPMSFELSNEVKTSSHTMEKVILKHLKELGFEYEKVADFTVQTIADEWKKEQF
- the hydC gene encoding [NiFe] hydrogenase, cytochrome b subunit (Pfam match to PF00033.15 Cytochrome_B) translates to MKESKKHIAEYEFSIGLRVTHWIRAICITILIISGFYLAYVFVSPTITSEPTNFMNAKWRAVHQIVGFILIGCFIFKVYLFFFDRQSKIERVSVRDFLSPKTWIAQIKYYLFLGKHPHLHGTYNPLQFIAYIMFYIILFVVCLTGLVLYAHVYHNGLGGLIYEPMRVVESWMGGLANVRLIHHISMWAIMVFVVVHVYMAVFNAIRGKDGAIDAIISGYKFPKEQ
- the hydB gene encoding [NiFe] hydrogenase, large subunit (Pfam match to PF00374.15 NiFeSe_Hases), which translates into the protein MSEQRIVVDPITRIEGHLRIEVVVDDNSVVKEAYSGSTLWRGIETIVKGRDPRDAGFMTQRICGVCTFSHYRAGIEAVENALGIVPPLNAKLTRTLMNAALFLHDHPVHFYQLHALDYVDVVSALSADPKKASEEAFNYSQYPYACGADQLKLVQDKVKKFVEKGNLGPFANAYWGHSTYKFTPEQNLIALSHYLECLRLQRTIAQAMAVFGAKQPHPQSLTVGGVTCIMDLQDPARLGEYMVKFQEMADFINRAYYADLVMAAKAYASEPSVLNDVGTPNLITYTDFQLGANEFLFEGGYILNGDVSKVYEVDESKITEEATRSWYKNDAPLHPYDGQTEPNYTGFKDAKTMNAKGEMEDTKVFDITGKYSWIKAPRYDSVPMQVGPIANIVINYAKGNKLVVPVVDKFLKDTGLPLSAVFSTLGRTACRMIEATIVANNALKAFNNLIENLKVDQTTCAKYVIDSNKEYKGRFIGNVPRGMLSHWCRIKNGVIENWQAVVPSTWNASPKDSKGQMASYEACLVGLKIADLKQPLEIIRKIHSYDPCIACAVHVMDTKGNKLSEYRVNPNLI
- the hydA gene encoding [NiFe] hydrogenase, small subunit (Pfam matches to PF14720.2 NiFe_hyd_SSU_C, and to PF01058.18 Oxidored_q6, and to PF10518.5 TAT_signal); the encoded protein is MVEHKLLNTIQDRLDSLSKMPKIKKNSSIAQALKENGFTRRDFMKWAGAMTALMALPASFAPVVAKAAELADRLPVIWLHMAECTGCSESLLRTDAPTIDSLIFDYISLEYHETVMAASGWQAEENLENAIEKYKGKYVLMVEGGIPDGDSSFYLTVGPKGTTGREHAIHASDNALAIFAIGTCSSFGGIQAARPNPTNARPLHKITNKPVINVPGCPPSEKNIVGNVLNFLLFGTLPALDVYNRPKWAYGLRIHDLCERRGHFDAGEFVQEFGDDGAKNGYCLYKVGCKGPYTFNNCSRERFNQHTSWPIQAGHGCIGCSEPDFWDKMGPFEKPLGDRLYETVFDGLGADAITDKIGIGVLAITGVAIAAHALISTATKDKE
- a CDS encoding branched-chain amino acid transport protein, AzlD family (Pfam match to PF05437.8 AzlD), which encodes MEYLPYILVAGFATVLTRFLPYWLFKKRSDNKTLLHLQRTTTLIIMIVLLFYALRSMDFSTLNLGFSAIFCLFLVFALQIWKKNSLISITVPTIIYMIIIRFV
- a CDS encoding branched-chain amino acid transport protein, AzlC family (Pfam match to PF03591.10 AzlC) yields the protein MSKFEIFRSTIPVMMGYIPLGLAFGLYGVGSGLPVWVMSLTSIIVYAGSVEFLLVAFIISGASLSSVFFISFLLNFRHFFYTMAMLNEIKSLKNRMYFIYALTDETFAILKSRKQNIDENRNLIFNMTALLNQSYWIFGVNLGAILGSNLNISYKGIDFSLSALFAILTYQVFKNNPNKNVLFLGIGCSIVGIFIFPQQYFLFGTLIFAVVILLLFKRYF
- the clpB gene encoding ATP-dependent Clp protease, ATP-binding subunit (Pfam matches to PF07724.10 AAA_2, and to PF10431.5 ClpB_D2-small, and to PF00004.25 AAA), with translation MANIFEELTDQTRSLVENSLSLAIGNKNPEALSLHMLWALVADSSSILNQIFNKTNISKDAVLLDIKSRASKLLTSSNVSRENIKVSSELVNSLENAKAVMISLGDSYIAVDTWILGNLDKEPLKEILSKYINLIELKKELEAIRGGRNVDSQTSDETLDSLSKFGVDLTKKASEGELDPVIGRDEEITRMMQILIRKTKNNPILLGEPGVGKTAIVEGLAQLIVKKAVPTSLANKRVIALDMSALIAGAKYRGEFEDRLKAVIDEVKKAGNIILFIDEIHTIVGAGASEGSMDAANILKPALARGELHAVGATTLKEYRKYFEKDAALQRRFQPVNVAEPSVNEALQILRGIKDKLEVHHNVNITDSALVAAAKLSDRYISGRFLPDKAIDLIDEAAAELKMQIESEPYELSKAKREIETLIVEKEALKMENSDKNSERLNEIEKEVANLNEKKSGLEVKFKNEKAVFNGISEAKKQIESLKNEAELAKRNNAYEKAAEIEYGKIPEASAKIKELEAKWEEMKKGGVLLKNEVDEDMVAGILSKWTGISVKRMLTSEKEKFLQVEEYLKRNVVGQDAALHALSRAIKRNKAGLSSQNRPIGSFLFLGPTGVGKTESAKALARFLFDDEKALVRFDMSEYMEKHSVSRLLGAPPGYVGYDEGGQLTEAVRRKPYSVILFDEVEKAHKDVFNILLGILDDGRATDNKGVTVDFKNTIIILTSNIGSSAIANLSGDERENAVKNALKEYFKPEFLNRLDDCVIFNPLGANELSGIVSIMFKELEATLQNRGIKAVLDENAKEFIAKAGFDPVYGARPLRRALYELVEDKLAEMILRDELKSGDSIKISAINDEIVVNII